One Malassezia vespertilionis chromosome 6, complete sequence genomic window, TTTCTGATCGCGGTCCAAAACGTTGGAGCGCTGTGATCGCACTAACCGGCGGTGCTTTGCCTCGACTAAATTCTCGCCAAGTGCTTCTGGGTCGTAGACGGTGAACAAGGACGGCTGGACCGTCTGGaccgtcgctgcgcgctgtgccaaAGCCAAACTCGACGCCACTTGCGCTTCAGGCTCTGCAAAAACGACAGGAAGCTCGTAAGCTGGCACCTCGACATTGAGAACAAGGTCCGACGAGCAAGCCACCGCTGCCGTGTGAATTTGCTCCATCGTGTGCTGGGCAATAGCATCAAGCCAATCGACGGAAGGAATActgtgccgcgcatgcttcTTCTTTAACTTTTCCAGCCGTACAGACTCTGCTCCTGCAGGCAGCTCGTGTGGCGTTGCAGATGGCACATGCGTGTCGCCCACGACGCCTCGCCAAAGACGCATCTTttgcttgccgcgccgcagcgacCCTTTTCGCCCAAAAAGGGGAAGCGTCGTACCGCCCACTACATATTGCGAGTCCGGCATACTAATATCCAGCACTGTAAACACAAGCATCGCATCGAttggcagcgcagcaatcGCATACGGAATGTGAATCCACCGATCCCATCTGTGGTAAGCGGGGTGCAACACGCACCTGTACCCATCCGCAAACGGCATATACTGTGTGCATTCTGGGAGTGCAATCGGTTTTGTATCTGCGTATAATTGGCACACTACACGCAATGGCGCCAAGGTCCCTTGGCCTTGGTTTTCTCcacgcaggcgcagcgccgcattggCAGCGATCTCTGCTGGGGAATTGTGCGGCAACGGCCCCTCCAAGTCCAAGCTGGCATGAGCCCCAAGTATAATACGCACATATGCACATACACGTCCTCCTGCACGTCACACGCCGCGACAAACGAGTACACGTCCTTGTCCATCGCGGCAGATGCAGGCGTAGCGGCAGCCTCCACATCCAAGGGGCGAACGTGCGCAGACTGCAGCCGAAGTTGGGCGTCTACGCATCCTTCGTTTTTCCATGATGGAGCACGTAACGCGACCGGTATTCGCGTTTCTTGACACGCATCATAGGATGGAGGtggtgctgcgctttgGTTTTATTTTCTCCTTTGCCATCACGTTTATGTACTACATTTCCAGGTTTGCTTGGAGGagggcgctgcgcgatacAAACAAGCAAAAACGAGCTCGCATCCTTGTCTCTCTCGGTATTCGCGAACCCGGAAAGTACATGTTTGTAGGATTTTTGCACCCATATTGCAATGGTGGAGGGGGCGGAGAGCGTGTATTATTTGAGGCGAtcagcacgctgcaaaacGACGCCAATATCATTAGCGTCGTGTACACGGGCGACATTGAGCCCTTGCCCGACGGTGTGAGCAAGGCAGAAATTCTGGCCAAGTGCAAGGAACGATTTGGTAttacgctgcgcgaagacCTCGTTGCTTTCTTGCCGCTTCGTAACAGGTACCTGGTGGATGGAAGCTATTGGCGCTACTTTACGTTGCTTGGTCAGGCATTTGGCAGCAACCGTATCACGTACGAAGCATTGGGAATGATGGTCCCGGATGTATTCATCGACTCTGTGGGCTACGGCTTCTCCATGCGTGCCGTTAAAAACTTCTCGTCCAAGATCCGCGTCGGCACCTACATCCACTACCCGATGATCAGTTCTGACATGCAGCGTCGTGTACGCAGCCGCAGCTCAGGCCTTACGAACTCGTCTCGCATTGCCGATAGCATTTTGCTGAGCGGTATCAAGAGTGTCTACTATTTGATTTTGAGCACTTTCTACGggcgagcgctgcgtgccgccgaTTGCATCGCCGTGAATGGAACCTGGACGCACAACCATGTGCAAGAGCTGATGCGGCATACCGTCCCACGCCCTTGGACTCCGTATGTGCCCCCCGTCCACATTGTGTATCCCCCCTGTGATACGGAGCAACTCGCGCGTCTGCCCTTGGACTCGCGTCAGCTTTGCAGTATTGTGAGCTTGGCGCAATTCCGGCCAGAAAAAGACCACGAAATGCAGCTTCGCGTGGTGCACCGTTTGCTTACCGAGAACGCGTTTTTGCGGCGTGCACAAGGGGATAGGCGCCCACTCATGCTCACCATGATTGGTGGGTGCAGGAATAAGGAGGATCGGGCGCGCGTCGATTCGCTCCAGATGCTCGCCAAGGAGCTTGGGATTGAGCGCAACGTGGAGTGGTGCATTGATGCACCGCGCACCTTGGTCCTGGagaagctgcgccgcgcaagtaTAGGTCTGAGTACCATGGTGGACGAGCACTTTGGCATTAATGTGGTTGAATACATGGCCGCGGGCCTGCTCACGCTCTCGAACGCGTCCGCAGGTCCTCTCTTGGATATTGCTGTGCCTGTGGATGGCGAGGTGACTGGATTTCATGCGAAGCAGCTTGAGACCTACGTGGAGCAGGCGTACAAGCTGCTGACCATGCCCGAGGTTGATGCATTCCTCATCCGCgagcgcgcacgcaaacaTGTCGTGAATACCTTTAGCGACCAACATTTCTGTTCCGCATGGAAGACCAAATTCTGGGACTGGCTGGTGCCCCCAACGCTTTTGCAGCTCAACGAGGAGCGGATCCAGGAGATCAAGGAAGAAAGGGCACAAAAAGCGCTAgcgcaggtgcagcgcgccaaggagcgcgaggtgcGACGCATCGCAGCAGAAGCCAAGAAGCAGGTTTAGTGTAGTAGCTAGGAGTATTTACGACTAAACTTCAATGCTGTGGGGAGTGCCGAAGAATAGCTTAAGCTGATCATAGATGAGGAACTGACTGCTAACCAGTGCGGCAGTCATAATAATCCTGGTTCCGAGGCCTGCCCATAGACCGACAAAGCCAGTCTGCTGGGCGGCGACGCCCAGCTTGGACATCATGGAACCGTGGCCGACGCCGCCTCTGTTAATCTTGGATAAGAGCGTGTCGGCAGGGTGTGAGAGGATCGCAGCAACGCTACCAGCGACGATACCACAGCCAAGCTGCACAGTAATTTGTCCGGTCTTGCCCGCGCGTTGCAGCTTGTCTTTGGGCACGTACGCATTTACAAAGTTGTGCATCATCTCGTTCGTATAAAACTGACCGATGGAAAAGGGGACCTGCTTCAAAAGGATCGGAATGTAGCCTGCATAGAAGCCGCCCATTCCCTCTTGCGCCCacatgcgctgcattgcgTCGACAAGTCCGCGCGCGTAGCTAGGCTGGGACACGAGACGAATACGCGAGGCTTCCAACGGGGTAAGCAAAGTGCTTGCAATCAGCTCGGCAGCTGTGGCTGAGCCCATGTATACAAGCTGGCGGTGCTCCTTTGCCTTTTGCACGCCG contains:
- the ALG11 gene encoding GDP-Man:Man3GlcNAc2-PP-dolichol alpha-1,2-mannosyltransferase (BUSCO:EOG09262UB3; TransMembrane:1 (o6-26i); COG:I; COG:M; EggNog:ENOG503NV7J); protein product: MEVVLRFGFIFSFAITFMYYISRFAWRRALRDTNKQKRARILVSLGIREPGKYMFVGFLHPYCNGGGGGERVLFEAISTLQNDANIISVVYTGDIEPLPDGVSKAEILAKCKERFGITLREDLVAFLPLRNRYLVDGSYWRYFTLLGQAFGSNRITYEALGMMVPDVFIDSVGYGFSMRAVKNFSSKIRVGTYIHYPMISSDMQRRVRSRSSGLTNSSRIADSILLSGIKSVYYLILSTFYGRALRAADCIAVNGTWTHNHVQELMRHTVPRPWTPYVPPVHIVYPPCDTEQLARLPLDSRQLCSIVSLAQFRPEKDHEMQLRVVHRLLTENAFLRRAQGDRRPLMLTMIGGCRNKEDRARVDSLQMLAKELGIERNVEWCIDAPRTLVLEKLRRASIGLSTMVDEHFGINVVEYMAAGLLTLSNASAGPLLDIAVPVDGEVTGFHAKQLETYVEQAYKLLTMPEVDAFLIRERARKHVVNTFSDQHFCSAWKTKFWDWLVPPTLLQLNEERIQEIKEERAQKALAQVQRAKEREVRRIAAEAKKQV
- a CDS encoding uncharacterized protein (COG:C; EggNog:ENOG503NTWE), with translation MSGLIKPEKLSAAPQFSPLNYAQFFAAGGICATVTHGALTPVDVVKTRLQLEPSGSKMSMREMAKTIVMKDGPSGLLTGFGSTAVGYLIQGGAKYCGYEFFKKQAIDYFGVQKAKEHRQLVYMGSATAAELIASTLLTPLEASRIRLVSQPSYARGLVDAMQRMWAQEGMGGFYAGYIPILLKQVPFSIGQFYTNEMMHNFVNAYVPKDKLQRAGKTGQITVQLGCGIVAGSVAAILSHPADTLLSKINRGGVGHGSMMSKLGVAAQQTGFVGLWAGLGTRIIMTAALVSSQFLIYDQLKLFFGTPHSIEV